The stretch of DNA AGGGCTATATTTTTCTGTCTTGGTTTTGAGATAAATTTTAGCTGGCTTTCTAAGTCTTGGGTTTCTTTTTCCCAGTAATCCGTACTTCCGAAATGGGGGAAAAGTGCAGGAAAAGTAGGGTCTTCCCACCTCCTTGCAATCCAAGCAGAATAGTGTATATATCGGAAAGCTCTTAACGGCTCTACTAAATTCAGCCAATTTTCCTGAAATTCAGAAAATTCACTGTATGCTTCTAAAAAAACTCCCCTTCTGTGCTCCCTAAATTCTACTGAAGAAGGGAGTAGCATCCAAAGATCCTGCACTACAGGCCCTGTTCTAAAATCATCAAAGTCTAAAAAAAACCAGCCCGAGTTTCCGTTCAGCAGATTTCCGTTGTGGCAGTCTCCGTGGATTCTCTGGGTGGGAACTCCAAGTGAGATTTCATCATAAATTTCTGCAATTTTTTCTGCGGTCAATATATACCTTTCAGCGCAAGACTTAGGCAAAAAGCTCTTTTCTGTTAAAAACCTTAATGGTTTATGTACATATTCTTCCGAATTCACATGGGGTCTATGAAGCGATTTTTTAGACCTTCCTATTCTATGAATTCTGGAAATTAGTCTTCCAACTATTTTCAAATCTGTATCGGTAAACTCATCCGGAGACCTTCCTCCAATTTTTTCCCACATAGAATAATATATCCCGGATATTTCTCTGATACTTTCTCCGTTTTGGAATCGAATAGGTTTAGAAACAGGGATTTCGTTTTCTGACAATTCATATAGAAAATCGTGCTCTTCTTGGATTTCTTCTTTTGACCACCTTCCGGGTCTGTAAAATTTTACGATAATATTTTGAGAGTCCTCCAAATACACGTCAAACACTCTATTTTCATAGCTATTCAAGGCAAAAACTCTTCCTGTAGGAGAATATCCGCATTCTTCGCATGCAAGGATTACTTTTTCGGGAGTGAGATCATAAAAATATTCATTCATAATTCTTGGATTTCTTCAAAATTTCTTTAGGATTTAGTTTTGTCTTCCTTTTTCCCTTATAAGAACTTAAATTGACGAAATTCTCACATAAAAAAAACTTTCATTAAGGAGATTTTTCGACATGATTAAAAAAGCTGAGCTTCTATTAGACGGGAAGACTTATCCTCTTTCTATCTCCGAGGGTACGGACGGCAGTCAAGGAATCCATATCGGAGAGCTTTACAATAAGACAGGTCTTGTAACTATTGACCCGGGGTATTTTAATACCGCATCTGGCGTTTCAGAAATTTCCAAAAGAGACGCAGATAAGGGTGAGTTAATCTACCGAGGCTATCACATCGAAGACCTAGTGAAAAATTCTACCTTTGTTGAGACTTCCTATCTCCTGATTTATGGCAGTCTCCCCACTCAAAATGAATTGTCCGATTTTTCCAAGCGTCTTTCCAAGCATTCTCTAATCCATGAAAATATGATAAACCTACTCGACGGTTTTCCGGGGAAGGCTCACCCTCTTGCTGTTCTTTCTGTGATGGTAATGAGTTTGTCGAGTTATTACCCCGACAATTACGAAGAAAGTCTCGACAGAGGTATCGACCTAGTTACGAGGCTACTCGCAAAGATTCGTACTATTGCAGCCTATATCTACAAAAAAATGGTAGGTCAACCTTTCAACTATCCCCAAGACAAACTCCCCTATTGCACCAACTTCCTTCAGATGATGTTTGCAATTCCTACAGAGCCTTACGAGGTAAAACCAGAACACGACAAAATCTTAAACCAATTTTGGATCATGTATGCAGAGCACGAGATGAATGTAGCTGCAGCCACAGTAGAAATGATCGGCAGCACCCAAGCCAATCTATTTGCCTCTATCAGTGCCGGCATGAGTGCTTTATGGGGTTCCAGAGAAGGAGGTAAAAACGTAGCCGCAGTTGAGTTGATAGAAGATATTTTAAAAAATGGTGGAGACGTAAAAAACTATTTTGAAAAGTTCAAAAATGGTGGTGCAAAGCTCGACTCTAACGGCTTTGGGCACGAAGCCTATAAAGGTACCAGCCCTCGCTCGGTTGTTGCAAAAGAGTTGTTTAGAAATTTCTACAAAAATACAAAAGACCCAATCGCAGAAACTGCTCTAAAAGTGGAAGAATATGTCTTAAACGACCCGTATTTTATAAAAGAAAACCTCTATCCAAATCTTGATTTTTATAGTGGTGTGATTTTCCACTCTCTCGGAATTCCAAAAAACATGTTTACTGTCATGCAGACTATCGGGAAATTGCCTGGCTGGCTTGCTCACTGGAGACAACTAAGATTACAAACAAAAACGAGTAAGGCAAGACCAAGACAAATTTACACTGGCAAAGTGGGCTTAACTTATAAACCTATTGAAAAAAGATAGTTCTTTTGTGTAAGTTTATTTTTTTATGGGTGCATCTGCTAAAATCCTTTTTTGGAAATATACACTCTCAAATTCCTAAGAGAAATCGTCATTTAATAACGATACCTTTGTCTTGCAACACAAGGGCTGGATAATTATTAATAATATTGGTTTGAAAATTATTTTATATGATTGTATTTTTTAATCTAGCATGAATCTAAACTCTGAACAAAAAAAAGCAGTTGAACACGTAAAGGGGCCCCTTCTTATCTTTGCAGGAGCCGGCTCCGGTAAGACAAGAGTAATCACGAACAGGATTGTAAACCTGATCACAAAAGAAAAAGTCAAACCCTCTGAAATTGTTGCACTCTCTTTTACAAACAAAAGTGCAAAAGAACTAAGAGAAAGGGTTTTTTCTATGGTCGGAAGAAAAGGAGTCAAGGGGATAGAGCTGTCCACATTCCACTCTTTTGGTCTGAAACTATTAAAAAAGTTTATAGAAAATTTAGACTACAAAAATCCTTTTTCATTACTTTCCCCATCCGACTTAGAGCCTATTGTGATAGGTTTACTAAAAGAAAAAAAGTTAGACCCTAAGAAATTTCCTATCTATTCCATTCTCTCCAAGTTGAGTTTCCGAAAAAATTCAAACTCATTTCAAAAACAAGAGATTTCAGAATTAGAAGAATACGTGGAAGCAATTTTTGAAAATTATTCCGAAAAACTAAAAAGTATAAATTCTATAGACTTTGACGATCTCATCTTACTCCCTATAGTTTTGCTGAAGAATTTCAAAGAAGTAAAAGACTACTGTCACAAAAAGTACAAGTTTTACATGGTGGACGAGTTTCAAGACACTAACCAATCTCAGTATGAACTCGTAAAACTTCTTCTTGGGAAAAATGACAATCTTTGTGTTGTGGGAGACGACGACCAGAGTATCTACGGGTTTAGAGGAGGAGACGTAAACCTCATACTAAACTTTGAAAAAGATTTTCCTCATGCGAAAAATGTTCAACTCATGCAAAACTACCGCTCATCAAAAAATATTCTGGAAGCCGCAAACTCACTCATCCAAAAAAATCCCACCAGAGTTTCAAAAGAATTGTACTCGAGTTTTCACTACCCCGAAAAAGTGAAGTATGTAGAAAGAGAAGACGAAAAAGACGAGGCCTCTTTTGTAATAGATGAAATAGAAAGAGAGATTTTAAAAGAAAAAAGAAAAGGTGGAGAAATCGCAATTTTATTCAGAACAAACTACCAGTCCAGACCTTTTGAAGAAGAGTTACGACTTCGCTCTATCCCCTACAGACTTTTTGGTGCTTACAATTTTTTTGACAGAAAAGAAGTAAAAGATATTTTAGCGTATCTTAGAGTTCTTGCAAATCCGAAAGACGAGCTAAGTCTTCTTAGGATTCTAAACTACCCCAAAAGGGGAATAGGGGACACTGCAATTTCTAAAATTCACAAAGCCTCTGTAGAGAAGAACTTGCACACGATTGATGTTTTGTATGCGTTATGCGAAAGCGATAGTTTTGTAGAGGGTTTAAAAAAAAATGTAATTTCCGAAATCTATGAATTTTTAGAGACTATCGAAAAATACAAAAAAAGATTTTTTGGAAACGAAGGCCTGTCTTTCGTATTGAAAGATTTTATTAAAGAAATCGGTTTTGAAAAAGAAATCCAATTGGAAGAAGACAATGAAAAGATTGCAAAAGCAAGAATTTTAAACCTATTTGAAATCCTGAATATGTTGAAATTTTTTGAAGAGGAGTGGGACTCTGAAACTAAGCCGACTCTGTTTGACTTTCTTTTGAAAATTTCTTTACTCACAAACGATGACACAAATGATTCTCCCGAAGAAAACAAGGTCAACCTTATGACCATGCACCTCTCCAAGGGCTTAGAATTTGAAACAGTTTTTCTAACAGGTGTAGAAGAAGGAATCATACCATCTTCAAGGTCGATGGAATTCCCGACTGGAGAAGAAGAAGAAAGAAGACTGATGTATGTGGGGATGACCAGAGCAAAAAAAAAATTATATTTGACAAGTACGAGGGGTAGGAAAAAATTTGGAGAATCAGTTCCGAGTATTCCCAGCCGCTTCCTAAGTGAAATCAACCAAGAATATTTGGATCGCTTTTTGATAGAGTCTGAAGAGGAGAATTCCGGTTTTAACTTTATTGCAGAACTGGAAAAGCTAAAAATTGTTTAATATGAAATTTTCTAATCTGGTATTAATTAGTGTAATTTTAGGCTCTTGTGCATCAGGAGGAAACAAACAAGACCCGATCTTGTTAAAAAAGTTAGAATCTGAAAACTCATTAAAAGCAGAAATTCGTAAGGCAGATGAGGAGCTTTCCGCTACCGGTCTCACGGAAGAAAAGAAAAATGGAATACTTTTAAACAAAGCAAAGGCATTCATTCAATTAGGCTCTTATAAAGAAGCACTGCAAACACTAACAGAAATTTTACAAACTCGGTCAGGGATTCACACTCCTCACATCAGCTACTACGCCGGACTCGCCTATTTTTATGACAAGGACTATAAAAAAGCAATTTCATTTTTCATTCGCTCGGACAGTGAAGACCCACTTTTTGAGCCTGATTCAAAAAGGAAGATCTTGGCAAAAGCCTACTTTCAGGAAAACCAATTTGGCCCCGGAGTGGCAATTCTTGGCAAAGCGTCCCAAGACAAGAATTTTGTGAAAGATTTAGAATATTATGAAATGGTTTCGCTCGGATTTTATAAGATGAATTTAATTCAGAGGAGTCTTCCTTTTGCAGAAGAAGGCTTGACGAAATTTCCTGAAAGCAAAGTATTACAGGAAATAAAAAAAGACTGCCTGACATACCTTGAATCTAAAAAAATTAAATCGTGAAATAAAAAAATTTCAAAAAGATTTCTTCGATTTTTTAAAATCTTCAGCCCCCACTATAAAGAAAACCTCGCTTCTTATATCTTCCCTCCTCATCACAGCATTTGTATTCAACTCTTCCTATAAATATTTTAATTCAAAATTCAAGGAAGAATACATCAATGTATCTCACTTCAAAAAATTAGCCAAAAATTTAATTTCTTCCAGACTCAAAAAAGCTATAGATATTGGGGTCATTGATTTTAATTTAATAGATGGCGTTACAATGGAAGATTTCAGAATATCGATTGATGAAGATTTTTCCAGTGGTAAGTTTCTTTTTGTTTCAAAAAAAATAGCTCTAAAATTCTCTACCTTATTCGGGAAAGACCCATTCCTAAAAAAAATAGCTATCTACGGCTCTAAACTAACCATCGATACAAACGATCCAATAAGCGATTCTATATTAGAATATTTTCAGAATTTTTCTTTGTCGGAAGTCACTTTAAAGAACACAGAAATCACTGTCATTCAAAACGGGAAAATTCTATTCACTACCGAAAAACCTGTAAACTTTTTTTTCAAGAAAGAGCAAGGCAAAGTTATTTTTCAGTTTTCGGACAACACTATTCCAAAAAATCTTTTTTCTAAATTCTATGGCAAAGGAGAAATCAACCTCAAAAAAAAAACTTATACAATTACAACTCAATTCCAAAATTTTCCTGCTGAAAATTTACAAGGTCTTTCTACAGAGCTAATCGGGGTAGTGCCTGAATCTGGAAAAGTGAACTCTTCTTTTGAAATCCAAAAAGAAGAGAATTCGTTTAGAGTCTTTGGGCAAGTCCACTTAAACGAAATCAACGGATTTTTAGATATGCAAAAAGACACAAAAATTAAAAACCTTTTTCTCTCAGAAAATTTTCACATTACAAGAAGTTCCGTAATGGTGAAGGGAATTCCAAAGTACGAATTCTCTACCAAGAGAGATATTGTCACAGATTTTTTTCATATCAATTTAGAAAAAGTAACGACTGTAGATAAGCTGAACAAGATTCAACTTTTTGTAAATACAACCGACTTAGAAAAATTTTCAAAAGTTTTTTTATTTTCAGAAAGTATTGTAATGGAAGGAGGGTTTGTTTTAAAATTAGAACTCAATGAAACCGGAAAAGAAATCGACTGGTTTAAGACGGAAGCCTCTCTCTCCTCGTTGGGGATGAATTTTAAAAGTAGAAATTCTTCCAAAGTAAATCTCGATCTTTCGTATTTGAATGCCACTTTGAATAAAAAAGGAGAATTGACAGCTGAGACTACAGGAACAAGCTTCGGAAAGGATTTTTCCAGTAAGCTCAATGGAAATATTTTATTTTCAAAAATTAGAGACAGATACGGGAATATTTACTACCCTCTCCAGTCCGACACGAAATTGCAATTGCAATTACAAGACATCAACTTGTCTGCTTATAAACCGATTTATGACGACCTACTTAAATGGGTGCAATCAGACATCAAAGAAAGGCAAGAAAAATTAATTCCAGTGAATTATATTTTTCAAACTCCACTATATAAAATCTTATTTGAAAAAATGAAACTGTCTTCTGATTTTAATTTTTCTAATCTAAAAGTCCAAGAGGACAATATCAACCTTGGAAACTGGAATATTAAAACCAATGTTGCGGGCGGGCAAGCTAATATTACTTTAATCGGTGGCGACAAAAATCAATCCTCAGCCATATTGAAACTAAACACAAGCATACAATCTCCCTACATTGATCTAAAAGTCAAAACCGGGGATATATTCTGGTTGAATGAGACCATCCCAATTTGTGGAGTCACGATGTACAGCGATATAGTCAACTTAGATTTTTCACTGGTTACCACCGGGAATAATTTTTGGGACTTCCTACTTTCCAAGAGGGTAACGGGCACGATGGAGTTTAGAAATAGCTCTATCTTCCATAACAAAGCAACTGAAAATAAAATTTCTGCTTTACCATTTTTGCTTGAAAAAGATATTTTTTCGTATAGATATGAATTTGATGTTTATGCTTTTGAAGGGTTTAAGCGAAAGATTGAACTAAAGGGTAGTGAGTTTCAGATAAATGGCAACAGTCAGATTAAAGAAGATTCAGAAAACTTCTTCTACACCGGTATTTACAAAAAAGTACCGGTTTTCTATTCTGTTACGAATACAGGTGAATCATGTATAAAAAAATAATATTTCTTCTAATCATCATAATTCCACTTTTCTCTTGTAAAAAAAAAGTGAACCACAAAGAGCCTATTTTTGACGAATCCTACTACAAATCTCTACAAGGAACTTGGGACGTTAGTCCATCCGCAGGAAAAAAAATAATTTTTAATGGAGACAAGAAAGCGATCCTTATTGTCGGGGGGAATCCGATTCCTTTGAATATCCAAATGGATTCTTATGGAATGAGGTTGATTTTCTTAGAGAACGAAAAGGCATTCGGATATTTTGTACACAGCGAAAAAAAAGAATCTGTTTGGGTGGGTGTTTTGGAAGACGAAGTGGTAAAGTTAAGTAAAGTTAAAGAAGAAAATTCATCCGTTTTAGAATAGCGCTCGCACTTTTTTTAGAACTATCTCCACTACCCAGACTCTTCTTTACTTTTTGAATTTTCTCGATCATTGTATTTCTGTACTTGGGCTTATCCAATATATTCAAAACTTCTTCTTTCACATACTCAGGCTTACACTCTGCTTGCAACAACTCTTGGCAAATCTCTTCGCCACCTAAAATATTTACGAGTCCGATCCAAGGAACCTTAATCACACTCGACCCGATTAAGTAAGTCAACAAACTCACCTTGTACAAAATAACCATCGGCTTTTCAAAATACGCCACTTCCAAAGTAGCTGTACCCGATGCAACAATCACAAGATCAGAGGCTTGAATACACCTAAGTGATAAATCAAAAAAATACAAAACTTCGATTTCAGGGTATTCTCTTTTGAGTTTTTCGATTTCAAACTGTATTTTTTCTTCTGCATTTTTATTTATATTGGGAAGGAGAAATTGGATTTTTTTATTTTGAGAAGTTATTTCTTTATGGAGCATTGGAATAAATTTCATAATTACCGGAAGAATTCTTTTTATCTCTGATGTTCTAGAACCGGGCATTACACAAATTCGAATACAATCTGTTTTAAATTTTATTTTTTCTTCGGAGTGCAATTTTTCAGAAATTCTTTTTGCAAGAGGATGGCCTACGAATTCAGACGGGACTCCATACTCGTCATAAATTTTTTTTTCAAACTCAAACAAGACCAACATCAAATCTATGTATTTTTTAATGAAAAAAATTCTTTTAAATCTCCATGCCCATATCTGAGGTGAAACATAAAAAAAGACTTTTATTCCTTTTTCTTTGAGTGCCTTCGCTAATTGCAGATTGAACCCGGGGTAATCTATCAAAATAGCAAACTCTGTTTTTCTTTTTATTGCCTCATCAACTATTCTATTTAGTAATTTTTTTAAAAATCCGTATTTAGATACTATTTGAGAAAATCCTATAACGGAAAGATTTTCCATGTCTTCCAAAGATTCAAAACCCTCTGAGATCATTGCAGGACCACCCACCCCGAAAAATTTCATTTTCCGATCCGACAACTTCAGTTCTTTTATAAGTGGTGCCCCCAGCAGATCACCGGAATGCTCTCCCGCAATCATCAAAATAGGAAATTTCTCTACTTTGGAAACTTGTTTTAGTTTTTTCGACGTTTTGCTAAATGTTTTTTTGACTGCCATTTAAGATTTTAACTCCACTTTCGCCATAGCTGACTAAATCGATTTTATTTTTTTCTGCAAAGTCGATGACTTCTTTCGGATTTACAACAAGTGCTTCTCCTGC from Leptospiraceae bacterium encodes:
- a CDS encoding tetratricopeptide repeat protein, with amino-acid sequence MKFSNLVLISVILGSCASGGNKQDPILLKKLESENSLKAEIRKADEELSATGLTEEKKNGILLNKAKAFIQLGSYKEALQTLTEILQTRSGIHTPHISYYAGLAYFYDKDYKKAISFFIRSDSEDPLFEPDSKRKILAKAYFQENQFGPGVAILGKASQDKNFVKDLEYYEMVSLGFYKMNLIQRSLPFAEEGLTKFPESKVLQEIKKDCLTYLESKKIKS
- a CDS encoding UvrD-helicase domain-containing protein, with amino-acid sequence MNLNSEQKKAVEHVKGPLLIFAGAGSGKTRVITNRIVNLITKEKVKPSEIVALSFTNKSAKELRERVFSMVGRKGVKGIELSTFHSFGLKLLKKFIENLDYKNPFSLLSPSDLEPIVIGLLKEKKLDPKKFPIYSILSKLSFRKNSNSFQKQEISELEEYVEAIFENYSEKLKSINSIDFDDLILLPIVLLKNFKEVKDYCHKKYKFYMVDEFQDTNQSQYELVKLLLGKNDNLCVVGDDDQSIYGFRGGDVNLILNFEKDFPHAKNVQLMQNYRSSKNILEAANSLIQKNPTRVSKELYSSFHYPEKVKYVEREDEKDEASFVIDEIEREILKEKRKGGEIAILFRTNYQSRPFEEELRLRSIPYRLFGAYNFFDRKEVKDILAYLRVLANPKDELSLLRILNYPKRGIGDTAISKIHKASVEKNLHTIDVLYALCESDSFVEGLKKNVISEIYEFLETIEKYKKRFFGNEGLSFVLKDFIKEIGFEKEIQLEEDNEKIAKARILNLFEILNMLKFFEEEWDSETKPTLFDFLLKISLLTNDDTNDSPEENKVNLMTMHLSKGLEFETVFLTGVEEGIIPSSRSMEFPTGEEEERRLMYVGMTRAKKKLYLTSTRGRKKFGESVPSIPSRFLSEINQEYLDRFLIESEEENSGFNFIAELEKLKIV
- a CDS encoding serine/threonine protein kinase, producing the protein MNEYFYDLTPEKVILACEECGYSPTGRVFALNSYENRVFDVYLEDSQNIIVKFYRPGRWSKEEIQEEHDFLYELSENEIPVSKPIRFQNGESIREISGIYYSMWEKIGGRSPDEFTDTDLKIVGRLISRIHRIGRSKKSLHRPHVNSEEYVHKPLRFLTEKSFLPKSCAERYILTAEKIAEIYDEISLGVPTQRIHGDCHNGNLLNGNSGWFFLDFDDFRTGPVVQDLWMLLPSSVEFREHRRGVFLEAYSEFSEFQENWLNLVEPLRAFRYIHYSAWIARRWEDPTFPALFPHFGSTDYWEKETQDLESQLKFISKPRQKNIALPKIEDQEEKLTNKDFFWDMT
- a CDS encoding citrate synthase — translated: MIKKAELLLDGKTYPLSISEGTDGSQGIHIGELYNKTGLVTIDPGYFNTASGVSEISKRDADKGELIYRGYHIEDLVKNSTFVETSYLLIYGSLPTQNELSDFSKRLSKHSLIHENMINLLDGFPGKAHPLAVLSVMVMSLSSYYPDNYEESLDRGIDLVTRLLAKIRTIAAYIYKKMVGQPFNYPQDKLPYCTNFLQMMFAIPTEPYEVKPEHDKILNQFWIMYAEHEMNVAAATVEMIGSTQANLFASISAGMSALWGSREGGKNVAAVELIEDILKNGGDVKNYFEKFKNGGAKLDSNGFGHEAYKGTSPRSVVAKELFRNFYKNTKDPIAETALKVEEYVLNDPYFIKENLYPNLDFYSGVIFHSLGIPKNMFTVMQTIGKLPGWLAHWRQLRLQTKTSKARPRQIYTGKVGLTYKPIEKR
- the lpxB gene encoding lipid-A-disaccharide synthase, with the protein product MIAGEHSGDLLGAPLIKELKLSDRKMKFFGVGGPAMISEGFESLEDMENLSVIGFSQIVSKYGFLKKLLNRIVDEAIKRKTEFAILIDYPGFNLQLAKALKEKGIKVFFYVSPQIWAWRFKRIFFIKKYIDLMLVLFEFEKKIYDEYGVPSEFVGHPLAKRISEKLHSEEKIKFKTDCIRICVMPGSRTSEIKRILPVIMKFIPMLHKEITSQNKKIQFLLPNINKNAEEKIQFEIEKLKREYPEIEVLYFFDLSLRCIQASDLVIVASGTATLEVAYFEKPMVILYKVSLLTYLIGSSVIKVPWIGLVNILGGEEICQELLQAECKPEYVKEEVLNILDKPKYRNTMIEKIQKVKKSLGSGDSSKKSASAILKRMNFLL